One region of Thermoplasmata archaeon genomic DNA includes:
- a CDS encoding ABC transporter permease has protein sequence MGTVQVVQSAKVVSPFRARATVLGRRFREVGLQVLHNYTAMTGLCLLAFFFFLALAAPWLAPYGPLEAVPDALPRTPYTTTHPLGTNAFDYDIYSQVIWGTQISLIVGIFSAIVASVIGTVVGLVSGFVGGWVDEVIMRVNDVVLSIPWLVLMIVVAARVSYLDIWGIVFVIGFTGWSVTARVIRSQVLSLKERMFVERGRMIGSSNAHILIRHIFPNAFPLIFANTILTVAISILSESVLAFLGLSVKNNVSWGRIIAEAYENDALTIGMPGWMVVPGLCIVFLVFGFYLFGYALDEILNPRLRRR, from the coding sequence GTGGGTACAGTCCAGGTCGTCCAGTCCGCGAAGGTCGTATCGCCTTTCCGCGCGAGGGCGACCGTCCTCGGCCGCCGTTTCCGGGAAGTCGGCCTCCAGGTGCTGCACAATTACACGGCGATGACCGGGCTCTGCTTGTTGGCGTTCTTCTTCTTCCTCGCCCTCGCAGCACCCTGGCTCGCTCCGTACGGACCGCTCGAGGCCGTCCCAGACGCGCTGCCGCGCACGCCGTACACGACAACGCACCCGCTCGGCACGAACGCTTTCGATTACGACATCTACTCGCAGGTCATTTGGGGGACGCAAATCTCGCTCATCGTCGGAATCTTCTCCGCCATCGTCGCGAGCGTCATCGGGACGGTGGTCGGGCTCGTGTCCGGCTTCGTGGGGGGTTGGGTCGACGAGGTGATCATGCGTGTCAACGACGTCGTCCTGTCGATCCCATGGCTCGTCTTGATGATCGTCGTGGCGGCGCGTGTCTCCTATCTGGACATCTGGGGGATCGTCTTCGTCATCGGTTTCACGGGATGGTCGGTGACTGCCCGGGTCATCCGGAGCCAAGTCCTCAGCCTGAAGGAGAGGATGTTCGTCGAGCGGGGGCGCATGATCGGGTCCTCGAATGCACACATCCTCATCCGCCACATCTTCCCGAACGCCTTCCCGCTCATCTTCGCGAACACAATCCTGACGGTGGCCATCTCGATCCTCTCGGAGAGCGTCCTGGCTTTCCTGGGCCTCTCCGTAAAAAACAACGTGAGCTGGGGCCGCATCATCGCAGAGGCGTACGAGAACGACGCCCTCACAATCGGGATGCCCGGCTGGATGGTCGTCCCGGGCCTCTGCATCGTATTCCTCGTCTTCGGATTCTACCTGTTCGGCTACGCCCTCGATGAGATCCTGAACCCGCGCCTTCGGAGACGTTGA
- a CDS encoding oligopeptide/dipeptide ABC transporter ATP-binding protein, with the protein MRIRDLKVWFPLRHGLLREFVGGEPTWVRAVDGASFDIRRGEVFCLVGESGCGKTTTGKAILKLVESTEGDIFVDMPDAEFRNYEAATRDATGPATARRLDELRRKHSITWKETQAWTYAQFATLIAMVETAFLAALLIPGALVGLLTDPFVDPTKTLGIAIGVGFALGFIGSLPPARPWNRTPIVLTAAAFLAIIGVSLPAFFFHALVTSTLYDPSVALGAPWQEDLFGMLFATAFGPIVAGGVSAFWIDSRKRREGMTGIRIRGLRRRLQLIFQDPYESLNPKQSVYEIVAEPLLVNKIVTNPEEVSDLVVRTLEDVGLRPASEFVFRFPHELSGGQRQRVSIAAALVLQPDFIVADEPVSMLDVSIRTEILQLMLDLRRSRGLTYLFITHDLSLAWVLADRIGVMYLGKIVELGSTEQVIARPKHPYTQALISVVPSPDPRHKVERIILRGERPDPVAIPPGCRFHPRCPLAFERCGWSAAEVSEELRSAQAAGLLPGIASIEPLETGTVDIGLMPGASVEAAALTLRSLTEANRDSRLALKGIADIRPSGATVRVTLHEGSEPQLVEVEPGNVVACHLVTAPIETPQAVTA; encoded by the coding sequence GTGAGAATCCGAGACCTGAAGGTCTGGTTTCCTCTGCGACACGGTCTCCTCCGCGAGTTCGTCGGCGGCGAGCCCACGTGGGTCCGGGCCGTCGATGGCGCGTCGTTCGACATCCGTCGCGGGGAGGTCTTCTGCCTCGTCGGCGAGAGCGGGTGTGGCAAGACGACGACGGGCAAGGCGATCCTCAAGCTCGTCGAGTCGACGGAAGGCGACATCTTCGTCGACATGCCAGACGCCGAATTCCGGAATTACGAGGCGGCGACCCGCGACGCCACGGGCCCGGCCACAGCCCGCCGCCTTGATGAGCTCCGACGGAAGCATTCAATCACCTGGAAAGAAACACAGGCGTGGACCTATGCGCAGTTCGCCACGCTAATCGCGATGGTCGAGACGGCGTTCCTCGCTGCACTCCTGATTCCGGGCGCCCTCGTGGGCCTCCTGACGGACCCGTTCGTGGACCCCACCAAGACCCTCGGAATCGCGATCGGTGTAGGTTTCGCTCTGGGATTCATCGGCTCCCTGCCGCCGGCGAGACCTTGGAATCGAACACCGATCGTGCTCACGGCCGCGGCTTTCCTCGCGATCATCGGCGTGTCGCTTCCCGCGTTCTTCTTCCATGCCCTCGTTACCTCGACGCTGTATGACCCGAGCGTAGCGCTCGGGGCTCCTTGGCAGGAGGATCTTTTCGGAATGCTCTTCGCGACTGCGTTCGGCCCAATCGTCGCCGGCGGCGTGAGCGCGTTCTGGATTGACTCCCGCAAGCGACGAGAGGGCATGACCGGGATCCGGATCCGAGGGCTCCGGAGACGCTTGCAGCTGATCTTTCAAGATCCTTACGAGTCCCTGAACCCGAAACAATCCGTCTACGAGATCGTCGCGGAGCCCCTCCTGGTGAACAAGATCGTGACGAACCCCGAGGAGGTGAGCGACCTGGTGGTTCGGACGCTCGAGGACGTCGGCCTGAGGCCCGCGAGCGAGTTCGTTTTCCGCTTCCCGCACGAACTGAGCGGCGGCCAGCGGCAGCGCGTGTCGATCGCCGCGGCCCTCGTGCTCCAGCCGGACTTCATCGTGGCGGACGAGCCCGTGTCGATGCTCGATGTCTCGATCCGCACGGAGATCCTCCAGCTGATGCTCGACCTCCGCCGGAGCCGGGGCCTCACGTACTTGTTCATCACGCACGACCTTTCCTTGGCCTGGGTCCTCGCCGACCGGATTGGCGTCATGTATCTCGGGAAGATCGTCGAGCTGGGCTCGACGGAGCAAGTCATCGCGCGTCCGAAGCATCCGTACACGCAGGCGCTCATCTCCGTCGTGCCGAGCCCCGATCCGAGACACAAGGTCGAGCGGATCATCCTCCGCGGGGAGCGACCGGACCCGGTCGCCATCCCGCCGGGATGTCGGTTCCATCCGCGGTGTCCCCTCGCCTTCGAACGGTGCGGCTGGAGCGCGGCCGAGGTCTCCGAAGAACTCCGGTCGGCTCAGGCAGCTGGCCTCCTGCCTGGCATCGCGTCGATCGAGCCCTTGGAAACAGGGACAGTCGACATCGGGCTGATGCCTGGGGCCTCCGTCGAGGCCGCGGCCTTGACGCTCCGATCCCTGACCGAGGCGAACCGGGATTCGCGCCTCGC
- a CDS encoding ABC transporter ATP-binding protein, which yields MALLEVRDLVVEFQTKGGIVHAVDGASFDVEAGEAMGLAGESGCGKTTTALSLIRLLPPNGRIVRGSVRFDGRDLVRLSEMTMRKIRWRQISIVFQGAMNSLNPVQRVGKQIAEPIVLHEKVEEAAARQRAGDLLELVGISRKRVNDYPHEFSGGMRQRVMIAMALACNPKLVIADEPVTALDVMIQAQILDLLERLRKELNLSMILISHDLSVLADTCDHATIMYAGKTMEAGKTVDVFTDPKHPYTQGLVGAFPDIRGPRTMPDAIAGDVPSLIDPPPGCVFHPRCKFAFDRCVKAEPRLSAIAPGRQAACFLYPEVTEVTGRPIRPSPS from the coding sequence GTGGCGCTCCTGGAGGTCCGCGACCTCGTGGTCGAATTCCAGACCAAGGGCGGAATCGTTCACGCCGTCGACGGGGCCTCGTTCGACGTGGAAGCTGGAGAGGCGATGGGGCTCGCCGGGGAGAGCGGCTGCGGGAAGACGACGACCGCGCTCTCTCTGATCCGCCTCCTCCCGCCGAACGGCCGGATCGTACGGGGCTCCGTCCGCTTCGACGGCCGCGACCTCGTGCGTCTCTCGGAGATGACAATGCGGAAGATCCGATGGCGGCAAATCTCGATCGTCTTCCAAGGAGCGATGAACTCGCTCAACCCCGTCCAGCGTGTCGGGAAACAGATCGCGGAGCCAATCGTGCTCCATGAGAAGGTGGAGGAGGCGGCTGCGAGGCAACGCGCCGGCGATCTGCTCGAGCTGGTCGGCATCTCCCGGAAGCGGGTCAACGACTACCCGCACGAATTCTCCGGGGGCATGCGACAGCGGGTGATGATCGCCATGGCGCTCGCCTGCAACCCGAAGCTCGTGATCGCCGACGAGCCGGTAACCGCGCTCGATGTGATGATCCAGGCGCAGATCCTCGACCTCCTCGAACGCCTGCGCAAGGAACTGAACCTCTCGATGATCCTGATCAGCCACGACCTGTCCGTCCTCGCAGACACGTGCGACCATGCGACGATCATGTATGCGGGCAAGACGATGGAAGCGGGTAAGACCGTGGACGTCTTCACGGATCCGAAGCACCCGTACACGCAGGGCCTGGTCGGCGCCTTCCCGGATATCCGAGGCCCCCGGACGATGCCGGACGCGATCGCCGGAGACGTGCCGAGCCTGATCGATCCTCCGCCGGGCTGCGTGTTCCACCCACGCTGCAAGTTCGCGTTCGACCGCTGCGTCAAGGCCGAGCCGCGCTTGTCCGCGATCGCACCGGGCCGTCAGGCCGCTTGCTTCCTTTATCCTGAGGTCACGGAGGTGACGGGACGACCGATCCGGCCGAGCCCCTCGTGA
- a CDS encoding ABC transporter permease, which yields MSRLLRIVARRIINAGITIFGIVCLNYVLIRLMPGDPSLSIIPRDPKYIGFRDYVIQFFGLDKSQWEQFVIYLQRLFTLDWGISYNYKRPVAEILLHDLSWTLLLVGTSTVFTILIGMLVGAYAAVRRGKPFDFFTTGLGIFFYGMPIFWLGLVLQALFRSNSPLRSWFTWWPALPTSGYFNDRLLPWAWDWVHVADATAHLVLPAMTLSLATLAGISLVMRSSLIDVMTEDFTITAKAKGLSDGQVLRRHILPNGMPPMVSLIALNTAFILGGAYQVEVVFRYQGIGYRTLEAIHNLDYPLLQFIIVIGGVAVVIANLVSDFLLLLLDPRIKIS from the coding sequence ATGAGTCGACTCCTCCGGATCGTAGCTCGGCGAATCATCAACGCAGGCATCACTATCTTCGGAATCGTCTGCCTGAACTACGTCCTCATCCGCCTGATGCCGGGCGACCCGTCGCTCTCAATTATCCCACGCGATCCGAAGTATATCGGGTTCCGGGACTACGTGATCCAGTTCTTCGGCCTTGACAAGTCGCAGTGGGAGCAGTTCGTCATCTACCTGCAGAGGCTGTTCACGCTCGATTGGGGCATCTCCTACAACTACAAGCGGCCCGTGGCGGAAATCCTCCTTCACGATCTAAGTTGGACGCTCCTCTTGGTCGGCACGTCCACCGTATTCACAATCTTGATCGGGATGCTAGTCGGCGCGTATGCCGCGGTCCGCCGAGGGAAGCCGTTCGACTTCTTCACCACGGGTCTCGGGATCTTCTTTTATGGGATGCCGATCTTCTGGCTCGGCCTCGTTCTCCAAGCGCTCTTCCGGTCGAATTCGCCGCTCCGCTCATGGTTCACGTGGTGGCCCGCGCTCCCGACATCGGGCTACTTCAACGACCGCCTCCTCCCCTGGGCCTGGGACTGGGTCCACGTCGCCGATGCGACGGCGCATCTCGTCCTGCCGGCGATGACGCTTTCGCTCGCGACGTTGGCCGGGATTTCGCTCGTGATGCGCAGCTCGCTCATCGACGTCATGACGGAGGACTTCACGATCACCGCGAAGGCGAAGGGGCTGAGCGATGGCCAGGTGCTCCGGCGGCACATCTTGCCGAACGGGATGCCGCCGATGGTCTCGCTGATCGCCTTGAACACGGCGTTCATCCTGGGTGGCGCCTATCAAGTGGAGGTCGTTTTCCGCTACCAGGGGATCGGCTATCGCACGCTTGAGGCAATCCACAATCTCGACTATCCACTGCTCCAGTTCATCATCGTCATCGGTGGCGTCGCGGTCGTGATTGCGAACCTAGTCTCGGACTTCCTCCTGCTTCTGCTCGATCCGAGGATCAAGATCTCGTGA